TTAGATGTACTGGAGTTAACCTATCAGGCTGTTCAAGCCCAGACCGAACTTGAAAACGTTATCGGGTTATCCGCTCTGTAATACGCTGAATTGCCATACATAGACCAAAAATATGAAGATGATTTCTACTCTTTTAAGGGTTTCCGTGCTTATTGCCCCTTTTTACTGGCTTGGCTGTACCTCCGAAGCAGAAGCACCTCCAGCCCCAACCTCCAAAGCAGCCACTACACCGCCCAATGTCCTCAGCCTGACCCCAAAACAACTTAGGAGCCTGAACATAGAATCGGTAAAAGTAAGCCAGCAAAGTGTCGGGATTCCAGTTTTGGTGCAAGGAAAAGCCGTTCCTGATCATCAAGGCATGGGCGTGGTCAGCGCACCGATTTCGGGCAGGATTCTTCGCGTTTATGCCTACGAAGGGAATGTAGTCAGGAAGGGTACTGTGGTAGCCGATTTAGAAAGCCTCGAATTTGCAACTCTTGCGGCGGAGTATCTGCAATCGGAAACAGAATTGAGGTTCCAATCCAAAGAATGGGAGCGCCTACAAGCTTTGTACGAGAAGAATTTAGTTGCCCAATCCGAGGTACAGCGGGCAGAGGCAGCACAAATGCGTGCCCAAACCCAACTTCGTGCCTCCGAAACCAAACTCACCGCTACGGGCATTAGCCGTGCGTATATACGGCAATGGGTCTCCCGAAAAACCCAAAATCCCACACTTCCCGTGTATGCACCGGTTTCGGGTGTGATCCATAACCATAATATTAATGTGGGGCAATCGGTGTTGGCCTATACCCAAATGATGGACATCGTACCGACAGAAAGCGTGATGGTCGAGGCTTATGCAACCCCAGCGCAAGCCCAGAATATCCGGAACGGCGACGAAGCCACCATCCATATGCCGGGACAAAAT
Above is a genomic segment from Rhodothermia bacterium containing:
- a CDS encoding efflux RND transporter periplasmic adaptor subunit, with the protein product MISTLLRVSVLIAPFYWLGCTSEAEAPPAPTSKAATTPPNVLSLTPKQLRSLNIESVKVSQQSVGIPVLVQGKAVPDHQGMGVVSAPISGRILRVYAYEGNVVRKGTVVADLESLEFATLAAEYLQSETELRFQSKEWERLQALYEKNLVAQSEVQRAEAAQMRAQTQLRASETKLTATGISRAYIRQWVSRKTQNPTLPVYAPVSGVIHNHNINVGQSVLAYTQMMDIVPTESVMVEAYATPAQAQNIRNGDEATIHMPGQNEVLRMSVIGLQASMDEERHAVRILLESRTVNGFPKPGQSVQVAFSTLSSGFAFQVPLSAIEYEGNDAHVFVKKADHQYERRPVKIHRILADMALVTEGLNSGESVAVSHVFTLKALSRMTDFAE